Proteins from a genomic interval of Gammaproteobacteria bacterium:
- a CDS encoding MFS transporter — protein MPGTDRVHWRNIRPYPRRNQACRVPLLCRGTFLPRRIRPLCPGFRQTSRVLNPPSATPPPVPFAQRLTWGAGSLATISYLNVFTALALYYLTLVLKMDPALAGLLITLARLIDAFSDPLMGWVTDHTHTPMGRRRPYLLLGAVICGASLPAVFSMHTLFGGLPPAWGAVMIVLVFYSLGFTIFNVPYLTIPVEMTRNRIQRLSLMSYRSAFMMVGAMLGAAGAPALVEVLGGDTDADAYQTMGLMFGALVIVFMLIPFFGTRGAYAAPLEAQPSLSLWQQVRTVAANRPFVLLIGAKCTQFIALAVTGGTSVFMFTVVLKQPFTLLPWLALASTFTILAGIPFWKWCGQLMTKRRGVLIGAAGEALASLTWLLASPDWTRETLIVFLVARGIVGGFFGSAILLYSQAMWLDTIDYDQERTGLRREGLYTSVYVFVERLGYSAGPLLVGLFLGASGFDANLAPENQPASAVTAVLICMVAIPTIAQLGMLFFVWRYRLPEIIDGKTKI, from the coding sequence ATTCCAGGGACTGACCGAGTTCATTGGCGCAACATACGCCCATATCCCCGGCGAAATCAAGCTTGCAGGGTTCCGTTGCTTTGTAGGGGGACTTTCCTGCCCCGTAGAATACGGCCCCTATGCCCTGGCTTTCGCCAAACTAGCCGCGTCTTGAATCCGCCCTCCGCCACTCCGCCACCTGTCCCCTTCGCCCAGCGGCTGACCTGGGGCGCGGGTTCGCTGGCCACCATCAGCTACCTGAACGTTTTCACGGCGCTGGCGCTCTATTACCTGACGCTGGTGCTGAAGATGGACCCGGCGCTGGCGGGTCTGCTGATTACGCTTGCGCGGCTGATCGACGCGTTCAGCGACCCGTTGATGGGCTGGGTCACCGACCATACGCACACGCCCATGGGCCGGCGGCGGCCCTACCTTCTGCTGGGCGCCGTGATCTGCGGCGCCTCGCTGCCGGCGGTGTTTTCGATGCACACCCTGTTCGGGGGCCTGCCGCCCGCCTGGGGCGCCGTGATGATCGTGCTGGTCTTCTATTCGCTGGGCTTCACGATCTTCAATGTGCCCTACCTGACGATTCCGGTGGAGATGACCCGGAATCGAATCCAGCGCCTCAGCCTCATGAGTTACCGCTCGGCCTTCATGATGGTCGGGGCGATGCTGGGGGCCGCCGGCGCCCCGGCGCTGGTAGAGGTGCTGGGCGGGGACACCGATGCCGACGCCTATCAGACCATGGGGCTGATGTTCGGGGCCCTGGTCATCGTTTTCATGCTGATTCCCTTCTTCGGCACCCGGGGCGCGTATGCGGCGCCGCTTGAGGCTCAACCCAGCCTTTCCCTGTGGCAGCAGGTGCGCACCGTTGCCGCAAACCGCCCCTTCGTTCTGCTGATCGGCGCCAAGTGCACGCAGTTCATCGCGCTGGCCGTGACCGGCGGCACCTCCGTGTTCATGTTCACGGTGGTTCTCAAACAACCCTTCACGCTGCTGCCCTGGCTCGCGCTCGCCAGCACCTTCACGATCCTGGCCGGCATTCCCTTCTGGAAATGGTGCGGACAGCTCATGACCAAGCGGCGCGGCGTCCTGATCGGCGCCGCCGGCGAAGCCCTGGCCAGTCTGACCTGGCTGCTCGCGAGCCCGGACTGGACCCGCGAAACGCTGATCGTGTTCCTGGTGGCCCGGGGCATCGTCGGCGGTTTCTTCGGGTCGGCGATCCTCCTGTATTCGCAGGCCATGTGGCTCGATACCATCGACTATGACCAGGAGCGCACCGGTCTGCGGCGGGAAGGCCTGTATACCTCGGTCTATGTGTTCGTCGAGCGGCTGGGCTATTCGGCCGGCCCGTTGCTGGTGGGCCTGTTCCTCGGCGCCTCCGGATTCGACGCCAACCTGGCTCCCGAAAATCAGCCCGCCAGCGCCGTCACGGCCGTGCTGATTTGCATGGTGGCCATACCCACCATCGCCCAACTCGGCATGCTGTTCTTTGTCTGGCGATACCGCCTTCCAGAAATCATTGACGGAAAAACGAAAATCTAA
- the acnA gene encoding aconitate hydratase AcnA, protein MSTKFMRRLRLDGRSYRYYDITALGADEVAKLPFCRKILLENLLRNADKDAAGAGLLAALRGDGELEFSPARVILQDFTGVPAVVDLAAMRDAMQSLGGDPEAINPLAPAELVVDHSVQVDHYASPDALARNNELEFERNRERYSFLHWGQQAFRELKVVPPNTGIVHQVNLERLARVVFRAEQDGETLVYPDTLVGTDSHTTMVNGLGVLGWGVGGIEAEAALLGQPITMLPPPVLGVRLHGSLRPAATATDLVLTVTEALREKGVVSWFVEFFGEGLNGLPLADRATLANMSPEFGSTCAIFPVDGETIRYLELTGRDRQHVALVEAYARAQGLWRDGDSPDPEFDDTLDIDLDSVVPSIAGPRRPQDRIPITQSKPAFASALKERGGTAVPFSGDKPGDGAVLIAAITSCTNTSNPSVMMAAGMLARAARKRGLRAPDWVKTSLAPGSRVVTRYLESAGLLDDLAALGFEIVGYGCTTCIGNSGPLREDIARHVEESGLGGCGVLSGNRNFEGRIHPQVYFNYLASPPLVVAWALAGRMDVDIEHDPLGIDSEGKPVYLRDIWPDAAEVQAEVAQHVRAAQFEEGYAGVFDGDERWNALESTASSRYPWDDDSTYVRRPPFFDGMSAEPGEPQAVTAARALALLGDSVTTDHISPAGAIPARSPAGQWLSEQGVAPREFNSYGSRRGNHEVMLRGTFANIRLRNRLAGGVDGGWTRLQPDGEVMSIYEAAMRYREEETPLVVLAGKEYGSGSSRDWAAKGTALLGVRAVIATSFERIHRSNLVGMGVHPLEFPEGTDAASLKLDGSETYDISAPNGAEVTVRATRTDGSTVEFAARSRIDTPKEHEYFRHGGILPYVLRRLAA, encoded by the coding sequence ATGAGTACCAAGTTCATGCGCCGTCTCAGGCTCGACGGCCGTTCGTACCGCTATTACGACATCACCGCGCTCGGTGCGGACGAAGTGGCGAAGCTCCCCTTCTGCCGCAAGATCTTGCTGGAGAACCTGCTTCGCAACGCGGACAAGGACGCTGCCGGCGCCGGCCTGCTCGCGGCCCTGAGAGGCGACGGCGAACTGGAGTTCAGTCCCGCCCGCGTCATCCTGCAGGACTTCACCGGCGTGCCGGCGGTTGTGGACCTGGCCGCCATGCGCGACGCCATGCAGTCCCTGGGAGGCGATCCGGAGGCGATCAACCCCCTGGCGCCTGCCGAACTGGTGGTGGACCACTCGGTCCAGGTGGATCACTATGCGAGCCCCGACGCACTGGCGCGCAACAACGAGCTGGAGTTCGAGCGCAATCGCGAACGCTATTCGTTCCTGCACTGGGGCCAGCAGGCATTCCGCGAATTGAAGGTCGTCCCGCCCAACACCGGCATCGTCCACCAGGTCAACCTGGAACGGCTGGCGCGGGTGGTATTCAGGGCCGAACAGGACGGCGAAACGCTGGTTTATCCGGACACGCTCGTGGGCACGGACTCGCACACGACCATGGTCAACGGACTCGGCGTACTGGGCTGGGGCGTTGGGGGAATCGAGGCCGAGGCGGCGCTGCTCGGCCAGCCCATCACCATGCTTCCGCCGCCGGTACTGGGCGTGCGCCTGCACGGCAGCCTGCGCCCCGCCGCCACGGCCACGGACCTGGTGCTGACGGTAACCGAGGCGCTTCGCGAGAAAGGTGTCGTGAGCTGGTTCGTGGAATTCTTCGGGGAAGGCCTGAATGGCCTTCCTTTGGCGGATCGGGCGACATTGGCCAATATGTCCCCGGAATTCGGAAGCACTTGTGCCATTTTTCCTGTTGATGGCGAGACAATACGCTATCTTGAATTGACCGGACGCGACCGGCAGCATGTGGCGCTGGTGGAAGCCTACGCCCGCGCGCAGGGCCTCTGGCGTGACGGCGACAGCCCCGATCCGGAGTTCGACGACACGCTGGATATCGACCTGGATTCCGTGGTTCCGTCCATTGCCGGCCCCCGGCGCCCGCAGGACAGGATTCCGATCACGCAGAGCAAGCCGGCATTCGCTTCGGCGCTGAAGGAGCGCGGCGGAACCGCCGTTCCATTCTCGGGCGACAAGCCCGGAGACGGCGCGGTCCTGATCGCGGCCATAACCAGTTGCACAAACACCTCCAATCCCTCGGTCATGATGGCCGCCGGCATGCTGGCGAGGGCGGCCCGGAAGCGCGGCCTCAGGGCCCCGGACTGGGTCAAGACGAGCCTGGCCCCCGGCTCCAGGGTAGTGACCCGTTACCTGGAGTCCGCCGGACTTCTGGACGACCTGGCGGCGCTCGGATTCGAGATCGTCGGATACGGATGCACGACCTGCATCGGCAATTCGGGCCCCCTCCGCGAGGACATCGCCCGCCATGTCGAGGAATCCGGACTGGGCGGCTGCGGCGTTCTGTCCGGCAACCGCAACTTCGAGGGGCGCATTCATCCGCAGGTGTATTTCAACTACCTGGCGTCCCCTCCCCTGGTCGTGGCCTGGGCGCTGGCGGGGCGCATGGACGTGGACATCGAGCACGATCCTCTGGGCATCGACTCCGAGGGCAAGCCCGTCTATTTGCGCGATATCTGGCCGGACGCCGCCGAAGTACAGGCGGAAGTGGCGCAGCACGTGCGCGCGGCGCAGTTCGAGGAGGGTTACGCCGGGGTGTTCGACGGCGACGAACGCTGGAACGCGCTGGAAAGCACGGCCAGCAGCCGGTATCCCTGGGACGATGATTCGACCTATGTTCGCCGCCCGCCTTTCTTCGACGGCATGTCGGCCGAGCCCGGAGAACCGCAGGCCGTGACCGCCGCCAGGGCCCTGGCGTTGCTCGGCGACTCGGTCACGACCGACCATATCTCGCCTGCCGGGGCGATCCCGGCGCGTTCTCCCGCCGGCCAGTGGCTGAGCGAACAGGGCGTGGCGCCGCGCGAATTCAACTCGTACGGCTCGCGGCGCGGCAACCACGAAGTCATGCTGCGCGGCACCTTCGCGAACATCCGGCTGCGCAATCGCCTGGCGGGCGGCGTGGACGGCGGATGGACGCGGCTTCAGCCCGACGGCGAGGTGATGAGCATCTACGAGGCGGCCATGCGCTACCGCGAGGAGGAAACGCCGCTGGTGGTGCTGGCCGGCAAGGAATACGGTTCGGGCTCCTCGCGCGACTGGGCGGCCAAGGGCACGGCGCTGCTGGGCGTGCGCGCGGTGATCGCGACCAGCTTCGAGCGGATCCATCGCTCCAACCTGGTGGGCATGGGCGTGCATCCGCTCGAATTTCCGGAGGGGACCGACGCCGCAAGCCTGAAACTGGACGGCAGCGAGACCTACGACATCTCCGCACCGAACGGAGCGGAGGTGACGGTGCGCGCCACCCGCACCGACGGCTCCACGGTCGAGTTCGCGGCGCGCTCGCGAATCGACACGCCGAAGGAGCACGAATATTTCCGGCATGGAGGCATCCTTCCATACGTGTTGCGCCGCCTGGCGGCCTGA
- a CDS encoding ABC transporter ATP-binding protein codes for MLAVRELVKNYGQVRAVRGISFDVPRNCCFGLLGPNGAGKTTTVEIIEGVTPATSGEVLYEGRKAGAQFRQDSGVQFQTAALQDFITVRETLEMFHRLYRRRANIDRVIADCALEKLQKRDNRKLSGGQRQRLLLAIALVNDPKILFLDEPTTGMDPQARRNFWELVERIRARNKTIVLTTHYMEEAQALCDEIVIMNEGVIVTQGAPDTLLKAHYKEIILELPEADLEELPAEFPFHTYRRNGLVEIHTDDANEAITRLSRAGAPLGRLNIRPFRLEDLFLDLTGKELRS; via the coding sequence ATTCTTGCGGTGAGGGAACTGGTCAAGAACTATGGCCAGGTACGGGCGGTACGCGGCATTTCCTTCGATGTGCCGCGCAACTGCTGTTTCGGCCTTCTCGGGCCCAACGGCGCCGGCAAAACCACGACCGTTGAGATCATCGAAGGGGTCACGCCCGCTACATCGGGCGAGGTGCTGTACGAGGGCCGGAAAGCCGGGGCGCAGTTCCGCCAGGACTCCGGCGTGCAGTTCCAGACGGCCGCGCTGCAGGACTTCATCACGGTGCGCGAGACGCTGGAAATGTTTCACCGCCTGTACCGGCGCCGCGCCAACATCGACCGGGTAATCGCCGACTGCGCGCTGGAAAAGCTCCAGAAGCGCGACAACCGCAAGCTGTCGGGCGGACAGCGCCAGCGTCTGCTGCTGGCGATCGCGCTGGTGAACGACCCGAAGATCCTGTTCCTGGACGAGCCGACCACCGGCATGGATCCGCAGGCGCGGCGCAATTTCTGGGAGCTGGTGGAGCGGATCCGCGCCCGCAACAAGACCATCGTGCTGACCACGCACTACATGGAAGAGGCCCAGGCGCTGTGCGACGAGATCGTGATCATGAACGAGGGCGTGATCGTCACCCAGGGCGCCCCGGACACGCTCCTGAAGGCGCACTACAAGGAAATCATCCTGGAACTGCCCGAAGCCGACCTTGAGGAGCTGCCGGCGGAATTTCCCTTTCACACCTACCGGCGCAACGGACTGGTGGAAATACACACCGATGACGCCAACGAAGCCATCACCCGCCTGAGCCGCGCCGGAGCGCCGCTCGGCCGCCTGAACATTCGTCCCTTCCGCCTGGAGGACCTGTTCCTGGACCTCACGGGCAAGGAGCTCAGATCATGA
- a CDS encoding ABC transporter permease, giving the protein MMIQRILAILHARNLEFLRDKATLGWNVAMPLLLVAGMAAIFSGGDRASYKVALVQAEQEINTAAHPYLETRYFDFIAMEQEEAIERVANHQLDLALDLNSGTYWINPESPGGYFAERLLEASSDESAWLRQPASGDPITYVDWLIPGILGMNIMFSCLFGVGYVVVRYRKNGFLKRLKATPLRPVEFMSAQILSRLLLAIFVTLLLYGATRLLLDVRMEGSGLALFLVAVLASISLVSIGLAMAARVTSEELAGGLLNLVTWPMMLLSGVWFSLAGAPQWVQQLSNIFPLTHALTAAREIMLYGAGFADVLPQLLILAGITAAFLTVGATLFRWRGA; this is encoded by the coding sequence ATCATGATCCAACGAATCCTCGCAATTCTGCACGCGCGCAATCTCGAATTCCTGCGCGACAAGGCCACGCTCGGCTGGAACGTGGCGATGCCGCTGCTGCTGGTGGCGGGCATGGCCGCGATCTTCTCCGGCGGCGACCGCGCCTCCTACAAGGTGGCGCTGGTGCAGGCCGAACAGGAGATCAACACGGCCGCGCATCCCTACCTGGAGACCCGCTATTTCGACTTCATCGCGATGGAGCAGGAGGAAGCGATCGAACGGGTCGCCAACCACCAGCTCGATCTGGCGCTCGACCTCAATTCCGGTACCTACTGGATCAACCCGGAATCGCCGGGCGGATACTTCGCCGAGCGCCTGCTGGAAGCCTCCTCGGACGAAAGCGCGTGGCTGCGGCAGCCGGCCAGCGGCGACCCGATCACCTACGTGGACTGGCTGATTCCGGGCATCCTCGGCATGAACATCATGTTCAGCTGCCTGTTCGGCGTCGGCTATGTCGTGGTGCGGTATCGAAAGAACGGCTTTTTGAAGCGCCTGAAGGCCACCCCGCTGCGGCCGGTGGAATTCATGTCGGCGCAGATCCTCTCGCGCCTGCTGCTGGCGATTTTCGTCACCCTGCTGCTCTACGGCGCGACCCGCCTGCTGCTGGACGTCCGGATGGAGGGCAGCGGGCTGGCGCTGTTCCTGGTGGCGGTGCTGGCGTCGATCAGCCTGGTTTCGATCGGCCTGGCCATGGCGGCGCGCGTGACCAGCGAGGAGCTGGCGGGCGGGCTGCTGAACCTGGTGACCTGGCCGATGATGCTGCTGTCGGGCGTGTGGTTCTCGCTGGCGGGCGCGCCACAGTGGGTGCAGCAACTGTCCAACATCTTTCCGTTGACACACGCCTTGACGGCCGCGCGCGAAATCATGCTGTACGGCGCGGGATTTGCCGACGTGCTGCCGCAACTGCTGATCCTGGCGGGCATCACGGCGGCCTTCCTTACTGTGGGCGCGACCCTGTTCCGCTGGCGGGGGGCGTGA
- a CDS encoding TatD family deoxyribonuclease, giving the protein MIDIGANLADASFDVDRDEVIERAAAAGVRHMIVTGTGLKESESTLTLTERHSGIFRCTAGIHPHLATRWTDAPQEARERLGAVLGSELAVAAGECGLDYFRNLSPQEAQRAAFAGQLELAAEHGKPVFLHQRDAHGDFLAILKEHEVDRLGGVAHCFTGGPEQAESYLELGLYIGITGWILDERRNHELLKAIPLLPLDRVLLETDSPYLLPRHPDVKPHRKRRNEPEFLPYVAWALANKMRVDPEELAGAAHENTRKLFGWPETEEAQ; this is encoded by the coding sequence TTGATTGATATTGGCGCGAACCTGGCGGACGCGTCGTTTGATGTGGATCGGGACGAGGTGATCGAACGAGCTGCGGCGGCCGGCGTGCGGCACATGATCGTGACGGGGACGGGGCTTAAGGAATCGGAGAGCACGCTGACATTGACGGAGCGGCATTCGGGGATTTTTCGGTGTACGGCGGGGATTCATCCGCACCTGGCGACGCGGTGGACGGATGCGCCGCAAGAGGCGCGCGAACGGCTCGGCGCGGTGCTTGGCAGCGAGCTGGCGGTGGCGGCGGGCGAGTGCGGGCTGGACTACTTCCGCAACCTTTCGCCACAGGAAGCGCAGCGCGCGGCGTTCGCGGGGCAGCTCGAACTGGCGGCGGAGCACGGCAAGCCGGTCTTCCTCCATCAACGGGACGCGCACGGCGACTTCCTCGCCATTCTGAAAGAGCACGAAGTCGACAGACTCGGCGGGGTGGCCCACTGTTTTACCGGCGGACCGGAGCAGGCGGAAAGTTACCTTGAACTGGGGCTGTACATCGGCATCACCGGCTGGATCCTGGACGAGCGGCGGAATCACGAGCTGCTGAAGGCGATTCCTCTTCTTCCACTCGACCGCGTGCTGCTTGAAACCGACAGCCCGTACCTGCTGCCCCGCCATCCCGATGTCAAGCCGCACCGGAAACGCCGCAACGAACCGGAGTTTCTGCCCTACGTGGCCTGGGCCCTGGCCAATAAAATGCGTGTGGACCCTGAAGAACTCGCCGGCGCCGCGCACGAGAACACCCGCAAGCTTTTCGGATGGCCCGAAACGGAGGAAGCCCAATGA
- a CDS encoding glutathione S-transferase family protein — translation MSEELVFYTNPMSRGQIARWMLEEVGAEYRTEVLQYGPEMKSEDFLAINPMGKVPTIRHGDVVVTESAAICAYLADAFPDAGLAPPQQERGAYYRWMFFAAGPLEAATINRAIKFEVPPERESMIGYGTLEAVLNTLEAAVSASEFVAGPNFSAADVYVGSHIFWGLEFKSIEMRPAFLDYWSRLENRPARLRAAALDQALVPQSSEETE, via the coding sequence ATGAGTGAAGAACTGGTCTTTTACACGAACCCCATGTCGCGCGGTCAGATCGCGCGCTGGATGCTGGAGGAAGTCGGCGCCGAATACCGCACCGAGGTGCTGCAGTACGGCCCCGAGATGAAATCGGAGGACTTTCTGGCCATCAATCCGATGGGCAAGGTGCCGACGATCCGGCACGGCGACGTCGTGGTTACCGAGTCCGCCGCGATCTGCGCCTACCTGGCCGACGCCTTTCCCGATGCGGGGCTGGCGCCTCCACAACAGGAGCGCGGGGCCTACTACCGGTGGATGTTTTTCGCCGCAGGGCCGCTTGAAGCGGCAACCATCAACCGCGCGATCAAATTCGAAGTTCCCCCGGAACGCGAGTCCATGATCGGATACGGAACCCTTGAAGCGGTCCTGAACACGCTCGAAGCCGCCGTCAGCGCAAGCGAATTCGTTGCGGGCCCAAACTTCAGCGCGGCCGACGTCTACGTAGGCTCACACATTTTCTGGGGTCTCGAATTCAAGTCAATCGAGATGCGACCGGCCTTCCTTGACTACTGGTCGCGCCTGGAAAACCGCCCGGCCCGGCTGCGCGCCGCAGCACTCGACCAAGCGCTGGTGCCGCAGTCTAGCGAAGAAACGGAGTAA
- the thrC gene encoding threonine synthase: MTAFHSTRGGGPAGLEAVLQTGTAPDGGLYVPERLAAFERGALAESATPAELAERMLAPYFAGSSLAGALPDICRNAFASALPLADLSPAVNGARLRLLELFHGPTAAFKDYGARFLAACLERILAEEPASSPTLTILVATSGDTGAAVASAFSGRDRIRVVVLFPKGRISPRQEHHLGCWDDNVQALAVHGAFDDCQQLVKQAFADARLRKRVRLGSANSINLGRLLPQSAYHAWAALRSPEGTHFVVPTGNLGNGVACLWAREMGAGIGRILLTTNANRTIGEYLSSGEYRGRESIGTLANAMDVGDPSNMERLRHQFDGDIDRIRAAVSAASVDDKRIRRRIRREYSDSGAVLCPHTAAGVDACRGLLAESGAPAGDWVIAATAHPAKFETVVEPLIGTTVAPPPQLEELLSRHSSHEEIPAELAALTPFLR; encoded by the coding sequence ATGACAGCGTTCCACAGCACCCGCGGCGGGGGACCCGCCGGGCTCGAAGCTGTTCTGCAGACCGGCACGGCGCCGGACGGCGGCTTGTACGTTCCTGAGCGCCTCGCGGCATTCGAGCGCGGGGCGCTGGCCGAATCCGCCACGCCGGCGGAGCTGGCCGAACGCATGCTGGCTCCATACTTCGCGGGCTCGTCGCTGGCCGGCGCGCTGCCGGACATCTGCCGCAACGCCTTCGCCAGTGCACTGCCCCTGGCCGATCTGTCGCCTGCCGTGAACGGCGCGCGGCTGCGATTGCTCGAGCTGTTTCACGGCCCCACCGCGGCTTTCAAGGACTACGGTGCAAGGTTCCTTGCGGCCTGCCTGGAGCGCATACTCGCCGAAGAGCCCGCTTCGTCGCCGACGCTGACCATCCTCGTCGCCACCTCGGGCGATACCGGCGCGGCCGTAGCTTCGGCGTTCTCCGGCCGCGACAGGATCCGCGTGGTTGTGCTGTTCCCAAAGGGCCGGATATCGCCCCGCCAGGAGCACCACCTCGGGTGCTGGGACGACAATGTCCAGGCCCTTGCCGTGCACGGCGCGTTCGACGACTGCCAGCAGCTGGTCAAGCAGGCATTCGCCGACGCCCGGCTGCGAAAAAGAGTGCGTCTGGGCTCGGCGAACAGCATCAACCTCGGCAGGCTGCTGCCGCAAAGCGCCTACCATGCCTGGGCCGCGCTCAGGTCGCCGGAAGGAACCCATTTCGTCGTTCCCACCGGCAACCTCGGCAACGGGGTTGCCTGCCTCTGGGCGCGCGAGATGGGCGCGGGCATCGGCCGTATCCTGCTCACGACCAACGCCAACCGCACGATCGGGGAATACCTTTCCAGCGGCGAATACCGCGGCCGCGAAAGCATCGGCACACTGGCCAACGCGATGGACGTGGGCGATCCCAGCAACATGGAGCGGCTGCGCCACCAGTTCGATGGCGACATCGACCGGATCCGGGCCGCCGTCAGCGCCGCGAGCGTCGACGACAAGCGGATTCGCCGCCGGATCCGCAGGGAATACTCGGATTCCGGCGCGGTGCTATGCCCTCACACCGCCGCCGGCGTGGACGCCTGCCGCGGGCTGCTCGCCGAATCCGGCGCGCCCGCCGGTGACTGGGTCATCGCCGCCACCGCCCACCCGGCCAAGTTCGAGACCGTGGTCGAACCGCTCATCGGGACTACGGTGGCGCCGCCACCGCAACTCGAGGAACTGCTCTCGCGGCATTCCAGCCACGAGGAAATACCCGCCGAACTTGCCGCGCTTACTCCGTTTCTTCGCTAG